Within the Thermodesulfovibrionales bacterium genome, the region ATACATCTGGTCCCTTATTATCCCTATCCCAAAGACGTTTCCCTATTATCTCCGGAGTATCTCTTGGCGATCGTTCTCGTGCTCGGGATAACCACGGCGTGTTCGATCCTGGTGAAAAACAAAAGAATACTGTTGGCCGCCTGGTGTTATTATTTGATCACGGTACTCCCCGTTCTCGGCATTGTTCAGGTTGGTGAGCAGTCAATGGCGGACCGATACATGTATCTGCCAAGTCTCAGCCTCTTTTTCATTGCCGGGTTAACTATGGCGTGGGGCTGGTCCGTGGCAGCCGCCATGGGAAGAAGAAAGGCGTTCTTTCAGTCTTTCTGGATTCTCCTGGCGGTCTTTCTATTCACGTCCATAACATCTCTGACTCTCGGACAGATTAAAATATGGAGGGATACGTTTGCGTTCTGGAATTACGTGATCGAAATGGAGCCGTCATCGGTCGCTTTGGCGTATAATAACAGAGGGAATGCTCTCTACGATTCCGGTCAACTCGATAAGGCCTTCGATGACTTTGATAAGGCGATTGCGCTGAATCCTTCATATCCCGCCGCGTACAATAATCGGGGCCTCGCATTCAAACGGCAAGGCCGGTTCGATAAGGCCCTTGCGGACTATGACAAGGCAATAGCGTTGAATCCCAATTACTTTGAGGCGTACAATAATCGGGGAGTAGTATTTAAGCTGTTGGGGCAACCTGATAAGGCTCTGGCCGATTTCAGTCAAGCCATCGCCCTGCATCAGTCCTACAGCATCTATTATCTGCGCGGCTCAACCTTCGAAGAAAAAGGTCAGTTCGATAAGGCGATGCAGGACTATCATGAGGCGATCGCTTTAAATCCATCATATGTGGAGGCCCGGGTGCGGCTCGGGGTCTTGTATGGCAAATCCGGCTCGCTCGACAAGGCCATAGACCAGTTCGATAAAGCCATCGAGATTAACCCTAATTACACCCTAGCTTACGACAATCGCGGATTTGCATATTCACTTACAGGTCAAAGGAGCAAGGCATTGGAAGACTTTGCTAAAGCAATCGAAATAGATAACCGTGATACTTCAGCTTATATTAACCGAGGAAATGTCTATCTCAAAATGGGTGACAGGGAGAGCGCTGTTTCAGATTTTCAGAGGGCCTGCGATTTAGGATACAAGGCAGGGTGTAACGTGTTACAGACCCTGAAGAGATGACGGATAGAAACTCTTCTCTCATAACTGCAAATAGCTATTTTGCTTTGGCTCCTTCCCGCCTTATCCTACAGCGAAGGAGACGAACAGGACTAGGAATAACAGGATGCGCATCCGGGTCTTTGCGTTACCGCCCTGCATGCGGCCCCCTTCCCTCTTCATCCATCAGAAGCCGCCTCCCCTCAGCATCGAGGATGGCGAACTTTATCAGCCCGAGCCTGCCTAAGAGGAATTTCGCCGAGGCGCCGAGAACTCCGAATCCGTAAATTACGCTTCGTCTGAAATTAATAGAGGAGGCCTCTTCAAAGTACCTCGTGGGGCAACTCAATTCGCCGATCCTGAAACCGAAGTAGACAGCCTGAACAAGCATCTCACTGTCAAAGACAAAATCATCTGAGTTCTCTTCGAGGGGAAGGGTCTCAAGTACCTGCCGGGTGAAGGCGCGAAATCCCGTGTGGTATTCCGAAAGCTTCACGCGTAGGACCAGATTCTCTATGAGGGTGAGAAATCTGTTCGCTACATACTTGTAAAGCGGCATCCCGCCTTTCAAAGCCCCTCCCCCGAGAATCCGGGACCCGAG harbors:
- a CDS encoding tetratricopeptide repeat protein, whose amino-acid sequence is MPLLASSAALITFLVYLQSLRNDFIKYWDDRPYVYANPHIHTFNWDFIRWAFSDFYEANWHPLTWISHALDYAVWGLNPFGHHLTNSILHSVNTALVVLITVWLIDLHGERTVPKETVSWQKGRGILIAGVAAGLLFGLHPIHVESVAMVAERKDLLCALFFLLSVMAYMKYAGAVSYDGGPLLPYRDRRYLLSAGFFLLALLSKPMAVSLPAVLLILDWYPLRRIQSLKSLRAALIEKVPFILLSLLSCLLTIRAQRAGGAMGLMEVVPLSTRVLVAFKSLVSYLWKTIMPIHLVPYYPYPKDVSLLSPEYLLAIVLVLGITTACSILVKNKRILLAAWCYYLITVLPVLGIVQVGEQSMADRYMYLPSLSLFFIAGLTMAWGWSVAAAMGRRKAFFQSFWILLAVFLFTSITSLTLGQIKIWRDTFAFWNYVIEMEPSSVALAYNNRGNALYDSGQLDKAFDDFDKAIALNPSYPAAYNNRGLAFKRQGRFDKALADYDKAIALNPNYFEAYNNRGVVFKLLGQPDKALADFSQAIALHQSYSIYYLRGSTFEEKGQFDKAMQDYHEAIALNPSYVEARVRLGVLYGKSGSLDKAIDQFDKAIEINPNYTLAYDNRGFAYSLTGQRSKALEDFAKAIEIDNRDTSAYINRGNVYLKMGDRESAVSDFQRACDLGYKAGCNVLQTLKR